The Anabas testudineus chromosome 3, fAnaTes1.2, whole genome shotgun sequence sequence actgttGCATTCATTGATCCACTGTTGTTCTGTCGTCTTAAATAAAAATTGACTTCTCAGTTTTGACCTgtgttatctctggccatggagtccttccttCAGCTTGTGACAAAAACAGTCGATTTAAAGAAACTTGCAAATTATAACCTAAAAATGTTACCTAACTAATGTTGTTCACTTACGCTTTTCTAGAGCCAATTGCAAAGGGAAGAAACAGGAagaattttttgtgtgtgtggtgcctTTTACTCCTCTGTGCAATGTTAGagattcttttctttcatttcatacagAATGAAAGCATATGTTCATAATatttaaagaattaaaacatgttgttacTAAAGTCATTGTCATTAGTCCCATGGAGGCCCCTGTCCGCCACAGCTTGgtctcatttcacatttcactcttTTAGAATTGAATGGTTCAACCAGGTTCAAGACTAGGGTATGTGGACACATCAGACTCGctctgcagagaggaaggacaGCATGTGAGGCTCACTGAGCTGATGAGCACAAACATTAGTTCTTAGtacatctgtgtttgctgtgacaACGCTGCAGGACAGGGAGGAAACCACAAGTTGATCCAGCACAAACATCAACTTCCCTAATAAATTTTTCACATTCAGGTTCAGGATGTTACATCTCACTATAAGAGAATAACATTAAGTTTCATTAAGGCACAGGGACACTGGACACCGCAAAATACAACCCCTATTCCAAAGTAAGCGTTAGGACTCAATGTAAAACCTACATAAGAACAGATGTAATGGTTTGGAAATCTTCTAAACTAATATTCTATTTAGAttagaacaaagaaaacacatcaaatgttttaagtgagaaaatgaaaatgaaccaaTTTAACAACAAAGTCATGTTAAAACTGATGCAGAAACATGTCTCAAAAAGTTGGAGGACAGAGGCACCAACAGTCTGGAAAAGTCAGTGGTACTAACAAGGTAGCGCTGGAagaacatttagcagctaatgAGGTTAATTAACTACAGGTCAGTAACATGAGCTTCACCGATTTGTGAAAGACTTGACTAGAAACTGTCAAACAATCTCAGAATAATGTTCCTCACTGAAAATTAAGACTTGAAACATATCATTAGCTACACTTTATAATAGAAGATTCAGAGAATCTGGAGTATTAGAGCCCTGTGATCTTCAGGTCCTCAGACTGGATTCTGTGATGGACATTACTGCATTGGCTCAGGAATACTTTCAGGAAAGGCCTCACATATTTCATACTTCATATGTGCCACTGCAGGTAAATGTTCCctagtttaaacatttgatgtttCCTTTCATATAAATGATCTAACAGAGGTTAGGAAATTAATTTCTACAGGCTGATAACATTCCAGGGATTTGACCTGACAACATGTTAAAATCTGATATGAAAACACACTGCTTTAATCTTTAATGTTGAAAACTTAACAGTGGCCATAGTACTTGGTTGAACTTTCCGAGAACCACTGGagtaatttacagtaattactAGTTACTTTTATTACTCAGAAAACGACAAATGTGAGTACAAATACGTCAAACTTGATACTCATGTAATGTGGACGTTTTCTACCAGAGGATGAGGAGGCTGTGAAATGATGAAGCTCCATAACAGTTCTTGCTCTGGATCCTGGTTCACTTCACGACATTGTTATGTTATGAAAATTTGTTCTGGCCTGTGTTTGAACagtaaaatcaaaatgtatCCAAGGCATTTTCCACTTGTATTAAAGGGTTACAGTGATCAACCCGATAGACTCCAGACAGACGAAGATTCAGACCAACAGACAGAGGtgagaaaaacatctttgttgtaaaatgtgtcGGTAATTTTGACAGGTCGTAGCGTCCCGGGCCTGCAACACAATCAGTAGAGAATTTGTGAGTGATGTGAAGTCAGTTATCTTGTTGTATGAAGAAGGATTATGCTGTGTATAGATCTCAGACTCTACTTCTAATCAGCCACATTCCCCTGATCTGAGTGAGAACAATGTGTCAATCATCAGCGGTGAGCTCAAAGGAAAACATGTAAAAGTGCATCGTAcacactttcctcctcctctttcaatGCTTAGGAAACTCGCAGGGCACAGTAGTTGTATGCTTCCAGAGAGTTAAGCTGCAGACTGTAGTCAGGGCTGAGAACGAACTCCCTGCTTCttccctacgggtggcaaaagctgcaggtaactctccagttcttattttattagacgtatctgcagcctttgacactgtgaaacATCAGATTcttatgactgcactctcagacttgggcatctctagatcagctctagcctggcttctGTCATACTTGTCCGGACGAACCTTAAAGGCATCCTGGCAGaggcgtgtctctgactctcataacctctccaccggtgtactgcagggctcagtccttggtcctcttctttattccatctatacttcttctctaggctctatcatccattcacatggcttttcttatcactgctatgcggaTGACAtacagctcttcctgtcctttccacctgatgactctactgtctcatctcgcatcgctgcctgtctctctgacatctctgcttggatgagagaaagaccCTTTCGACTTAACATTTCCAAGACTGAAGTTCTAGttttccctgccagacctttgACACAAcataacatcagcatcaacattggATCTGTGGTGATTGTCCCCGCTAAGATGGCCAGAAATCTGGGGGTCATCATcatttgtagagcgctttttacaattgacattgtcacaaagcagctttacacaaccaaagaacagtacatgaacagtgaatgtgtatgagtcataataatcagattgtccctgatgagcaagtcaagggcgacggtggcaagacaaactccctgagaagacaacaggaagaaaccttgagaggaaccagattcaacagggaacccatcctcatatgggtgattacatgctgtgtaggcagcaggcagtccagtataacagttaatgtctttaagttaatgtggagtccagttagttaattatgatgatcagctgaccttcacggaacacatcgccacagtctctaggtcgtgtagattTGCCCtttacaacatcagaaagatccgaccctacctgacggagtacacgacccaactcattgtacaggcgttgatcaaATCTTGTCTTGAcccaaacccctccagatgatccaaaatgcagcaggacgcctcattttcaatcaaccaaaaaggtctcatgtcacaccgctcttcagatctttgcatttgCTTCCTGTGGCTACAaggattaagttcaaagctctgtctcttgcctacagagtggtcaactctacagctccaacttatctcaattcaatcattcaggtctacatcccctcccgtccactgcgcttGGCCAGTGAATGgcgtctggtggtaccagcatcacacagtagacaccaaggaCAACTGTTCAGCTCATTGATCCCACAGTGGTGGAATGaactgccaaactctgcacgctcagtgacctcactttcaatatttaaaagactgctgaaaacagaactcttacgcatcttcctttgcacttgtacttacatctcttgaaacagaaacacttttttgatagcactttgctttgatgttttttctccttgacttagattttgtttgcttgccttgttcctcacttgtaagtcgctttggataaaaacgtctactaaatgactaaatgtaaatgtgtgggTCTGAAGTGTTGGTTTACAAGTGAATCTGTCCTGAAAGTCAGCAGAAAACCGTCTCCAGTTGTGGAATCAGTGATCTGTGAGCCATGCGTCCTGCTGTTGCCATCCTGATGCTGACGCTGACCATGAAAGTCTCAGCACAGGGTAAGAAACACACAGCCTCTGATGTTCTCTTCAGAACAGGGAGCCAACTGTGACAGCACTTGTGTCTCTTATCAGAAATTGATGAGCTGTGTAAGAAGAATCCTGTGGTGCCGTGCAGACAGAATCTGAAGGACGGACCCTGGTACCAGTTGGATGCCAACCGCTGTGTCAGGGCCTTCTTCTACACACAGAATCTCAACTTTGACAGTGCAGAGGTGAGATCTTTAACCTGTTTACCTCCACATGACCCAGAGACCCTGAGTACTCGATGTAAGATAAGATTAACTGTATTATTTCCTGTCTTGTAGTAGAATGTCTGACTTTTACGTGTAACGCAATAACATACACTAGACAATATacaagtacttttattttgttgttctaATACTTTTAGATGAGATGACAGTTCTTCTGGTCTTTACTGATTTCAGGCTGCCTGCAATAAGTACATTGTTGGCAGTTTCAAAGGGCAGCTGGTGTCGATTCATAACCAAGATGAACTGAACAAAGTGCTGTGTGCCATGTACAAAGTTCACCCTGGGAAACCTCACTACTGGATTGGACTCAAACTTGGATTTTCACTGGTGCGTTTCCACACACAGTGAAGTAGTTAGGACCTGGAGGTTGTGGGGCTGAGTAAGACAGCTGACATAATGAGATGTAATAAATGCAACACTCATCTAataactgttctgttttttcagaTACCGTTCCAAAAACCTCCTTTTCTGTGGACTGATGGTCATAAGTGCACCTTTACCAACTGGGCCAGAGGGCAGCCGGACAATTCCCTGATGAGAGAGGGATGTGTGGAGATGAACTACTGGTGTAAGTAACTGAAGGAAATGATTTGTGGATCATTAGAGTTACTTGAAACTGAATCTCCTGAACTAATaaactctgttttcttctgGAGGAAACATCTACAACAAACTGTCCAAACACAGGAaatggttgttgttgtgttttaattgattaaataagCGACAGTAGCCACAGTTAGTTTCaatcatgttttgtgtttgcagcctGGGGGCTGTGGAACGATGCCCCATGTGGGGAAGAAAAACCTTATACGTGTCAAGTGAGACTCGcatgaagagctgcagctggagccaTTTCCACACTGACCACCCCCAACAAGCCCCTGCATCTACTGCAATCAATAAAGAGCATCAGAAAAActtgttgtttcattttgtctgaATTCAGTTTTGTGTTAGTTGGAAACTTTTAAAGACTGAAatttgtttcttaaaataaattcacatgAATTTCAATTGAACTTGGTTCCCTTCTGGTTTCAGAGCTACACAGCTGTGAACTTTGATCAGCAGTTGATACCATCCACACTACGTTCCTGGGTTctatcacacactcacatgccTTTTCCTATTATTTTCACTGGATAACTCTACTGTGTCTTCAGACATTTCTTCCTTTGATATTGTTTTCGACGCAGCGATTCAGGTTTGAATTCACTGGTCAGCCAGGTGCCTTCCTGACTGGAAGTGGACTCTTTATGataaatcaatgcagaaaaaaattcaattctgaaaggttcacatactttttcaggACACTGCCTCCTCTTTTAACAAAGCAGTTCTGTCCAAACTTTACCTGCTTACATGCTCTGTTGCAAAGTTACAGTCGGtaaaatgacagacacacaacacatctTCTTTATCATATTGTCTGCCTGTTACTGAAATATTGAACTTCAATTGTTCTTGGAGGTTTGTCCAGTAACCTGGGGAACTTTTACTATGGTATAAGACCAACATAAAGACAGACGATGTAAAATTTACATaaaagttgatttaaaaaattCCAATTAATATATTCATGAAAGAAAAGTTACAAAAAATTGTGTATGCTGTCAATTAAACGACAGCAtacacacagcaaataaatcAGAATTGGCTTAGATATTGGACtgacctgctgctcctcctacggtaggcATATCgtatcacttcctgttgtcgacgctgatTCActattcagttgctctgtttgttctgctaGCTTTAACAATTTAAGACTAAATTAAtagtgttagtgaaaagcactactggcATAAGGGttgtaacatacacctgtgttacTTAAGGACCTTTCATAATACTTAATActcttgttttcctgtgttgtgaggtctgttagctctgttagccatggctgcttctccctcttcttcttctccctcttctcctcctgctctctcttgctcggtgtgtcatatgtttagtttctcctctgcctcctttagtgagaagggaatttgtaataaatgtagtttatttgcagctttggaggcgaggctgactgatttagagactcggctccgcaccggGGAAAATAAGCCAGCTAGCCAGGTCCCGGTAGCTGTACCCCAGCAGTTCCAGAGCAGCCAGAAggtcaggccggctgggtgacggtccgtaggaagcataaccctagacactcgcccaaggttcaccacgaccaggttgACGTTTCAAATcgattttccccactcagcgacTCACtcgctgagaaacccactctggtcaTTGGCAGCTATATAGATcataacatacatgaactctatcagtcaggatttaggcctcatcacagcacagagacggcccttgttaaagtagtaaatgacctcctattggcctctgatcagggtagtgtctctatgcttgtgctactcgatctcagtgcagctttcgacaccattgaccatagtattctccttcacagactagaaaatgttgttggaattaggggaacggccctctcctggcttaggtcctatttgactgatcgttatcagtatgtagatctaaatggcgattactccacatgctctccagtggagtttggtgttccacagggttcagttttaggccccctgcttttttccctctacatgcttcctctgggcaacattatccgtaaacatggtattaactttcattgttatgctgacgacacacagttatatgtttcatcaaaaccagatgagatcaaactgcttaataaagttgagcaatgtgtaaaggatatacgagactggatgctaattaacttccttctgctaaatcctgataagacagaagtactagttataggatcatctgcagctagaggcaagatgttagaccacaccgtaactctagatggcctttccgttacatctagtgcaacagtcaaagaccttggtgtgattctagattccagtctttcatttgaagctcatgtagataatgtcaccaggacagctttctttctcctcagaaatattgccaagataaggaatattttgtcactaaatgatgcagaaaaattagtccatgctttcatcacctctaggttggactactgtaatgccttactgtctggctgttcaaccaggtgcataaacaagcttcagttagttcagaatgcagcagcgagagtcctcactcgaaccagaagatacgatcacatctcgcctatcttatctacacttcattggctccccgtgaaatttcgcattgattttaaaatactacttttgacatttaaagcattaaatggtcatgcgccgcattatctaagtgaactgctagtgtcttatgatccaccacgcctacttcgatcaaaggattctggctgcctgtcagtgcctcgtatcataaaaactacagctgggggcagagctttttctaACAAAGCCCtaaagttatggaatagccttccaaatagcgttcgggactcagacacagtctcagtgtttaagtctaggctgaaaacctacctatttagtcaagcatttgagtaaatagatctgggaaggactcatggacgtagagcattatggtgaactggtatgtttagatgctgtcttcccaactctcactgatcactcgggtttgttgatggtgaagtgtttggttgctctacatcccagtgagccctcatgtctgtgttttcttctgaacccacccttttagttaggctgtcataattagtccagccggagtccctgctgcactacactaaatatacattcacctcaaactttatctgactgtgaatacaactaactgcaatctctcctcttctctctctttccctctccctctctcttttccctcttcctgtctctctgtcgagctacacgtcattccaccctttgccctctggacctgtctgactcgtcctgatgcccaacttctggctggagatctcgtcgcctggatccaccgtttgccctatgggatgcgtttggagactggattggtcacaagctactatgatgtcggtcccggcctcggcggacgtcggaagctgtttcttggaggtctcgactcaacgctcgatagtcaaggaatggaacaagtctgcctgcaataactaactggactccatattaacttaaaatactttaactgtggactgctgcctacacagcatgtaatcacccatatgaggatgggttccctgttgagtctggttcctctcaaggtttcttcctgttgccttctcagggagtttttccttgccactgtcgccctcggcttgctcatcagggacaatcacattattatgactcatacacatacactgttcatgtactgttctttggttgtgtaaagctgctttgtgacaatgtcaattgtaaaaagcgctctacaaataaaattgaattgaattgaattgaatatagtaagaaacgtgaagttagagactccagaGGCCATAGTGATATGGatccattggctccctgtaaaaccaaaattgaatttaaaattcttctcctcacttataaatcccttaataatcaggttccatcttatcttaaagacctcatagttccatatcttccaagcagaactctccgttctcaggctgcaggtttacttgtggttcctagagtttccaaatgtagaatgggaggcagagcctttagctatcaagcccctctcctgtggaaccagctcccagttcaagttgtggaggcagacaccctctctacatttaagactagactaaaaacattccttttttataaagcttataattagagatggatcaggtgactctgaactatctcttagttctgctgctataggttagtctgctgggggacctctactgatacactgatctcctctcctctctcctttctcctctatccattctaatgccaccatttcatgtcattaactttgtgtcttctctctcctgtagtcgtgtttcctcctctctgtctccctctctctgtacttttctgcaggtatcctcggcctggagctgtacatctccagaatccagttgacctgcccaatgttcttgctgcttattgttgtctttgttgcctgctgttcttttctctcatctctttccactcaccccaaccggtcgaggtgGATAGCTGCCATTTATGgccctggttctgctggaggtttcttcctctaaagggagtttttcctgtgtttttcactgttgcctaaagcttgctcaaatgggattgttgggttttttatataatttttttgtataaatattctctgtaaggtcttaaaccttacactgtaaagtgcctgtagataacttctgttgtgaattggaactatacaaataaaactgaattgaactgaatggAATTGAAGTCGGAATTTTGAACCTAATGCCTAATGGTCAGAACCATCAGATGCTGTTATAACCACTTTGACTGAGCTGGGTGGTGTTTACAAGCAAAAgctaaatggtctgcacttatatagcacttttctacctcgctggtactcaaagcgctttacactgcgtctcattcacctattcacacacacaagcacacacacacattcacacaccgatggcagagctgctatgcagctgacctgactcaccgtgggcaacttggggttcagcatcttgcccaaggacactttggcatgtgatgtggcagccgggaattgaaccaccaatcctgtgaaAAATGCTCCAttaattcaagatttaaaaacctttattaatcccagaggggaattgttttgcctcattacagttgatCTCAACAtaggcagaaagaaaatgaatgacaaccagaaaagatccacaccaacataaatacacaataacatcaatacagagaactcaacatatatacagaatatgtgagtCAATAAATATAGTCTAGGGTGGAATGACAGAAATTGTCAGTTGTGCCACCCCTTACAGAGGTTAGTGCCTGCCACcttcaagtcaagtcaagtcaagtcaagaagctttattgtcattccaaccacatatagctgaagcagtacatagtgaaatgagacaacgtttctccagaaccatggttcTACATAAGACATttacaagacagaacatggggctgaggactgctaagtagtcttagccacataaagtgcatcctgtgcaacctagtgcaaacagtgcaagaacacaaagaaaaagtgcagacagacatctgaagacagtgcaaaaagagaacacaaaacacaaaacagcagcgaccaaaACTATAGTGAAAATcatgtgcaagaacagcaaagtcaaatgatttgtgcaaaatggaaacatgttaaatctactgagtgtgtgtggtcagttcagtttgttgtgtgtgtgtgttgaggagcctgatggcttggggggagaaactgttcaacagtctggttgtgagggcccgaatgctccgaATCATCTTCCCTGATGGCAAAAttgtgaagattgggtgtgatattgctgccccagcagaccagatcatagaagatgacactggaaccacagactcataaaacatcatcagcATGGTGCTACAGACcttgaaggacctgagtctcctcagaaagtacatccggctctgagcctttttgtacaatgctgctgagtccagtccagtttgttgtccaagtacactcccaggtatttgtacttggaTATGAtatccacctcctccccctgtatagagagagggatgacaggactcccagatttcctgaagtccatcaccagctcctttgttttattgatgttgagttgcagatggttgagtccacaccagtcaacaaaactgtccaccactccacggtactctgtgacatctccacctctaatacatcctacaactgcagagtcatcagagaacttctgaagatgacaagACTCTGAGTTatacctgaagtctgaggtatacagggtgaagaggaatggagacagaactgtcccctgtggagcacctgtgctacagaccacagtgtcagacacacagttctgcaggaggACGTACTGTcggcggttagtgaggtagtccatgatccaggagaTCAGGGGAGtgtcaacctgcatgtttttgtagttttactgtgaatTTCTGATGATCTGTCTGCTGGATGCAGGTGAATAAAGGCCATTCAAGATCACTGGGACATTAATTGTGGGGAGAATAACCTGCTTGAGGAATTTAATCAATCTACGGTAAATAGATCGgtaacatctcttgaaacagaaacactttttcgagagcactttgctttgatgttgtttcttcttgacttagattttgtttgcttgccttgttcctcacttgtaagtcgctttggataaaagcgtctgctaaatgactaaatgtaaatgtaaatgtaaatgtagatcaGAATTTATCTTATTACTGACTAGTTTCCACAACTCAGACCAATGAGCACATTTGTAAACCATTATCCACTGCAGGGATCAGACTGTGCAATATGCACTCAGGCCTGTACAAATTAATACATTAGGCTGAGTGTGAGTTGCTGGGCACAAACGCTATTCATTCAGTTTGACACCCCAACCATTAAACTGATTTAGTGTTGatccaacacaaacactctAACGACTCTAATAAACCATGCTAATGTGATCTTAAACCATATGATAATTTGGGTTTAGCCTCCAGCTCtggaatttaataaaataaatgttacatcatCCAGAAATGTCTGCTTCCCTTGATTTAGTCAGAAGCAAAGCAGACTCCTCAACTTGATATAGAAATATCACTTAATTTAGCAGTACAGGAACATAACGAGTACAAAGCACAATGCAATAGAAATTTTCATGTGTGCCTATCCAGACTCAGTCTAATGGTTCCAAATTTTAGAAAAACCCTCAAGGTCTCACTTTCACAAGACATCCTGAGAAATAATTAATCTGGAAGCAGCTGTTTTGGGTGCAGAGGCATCATGAGAAAAGTCCAGTCCGGAGAAAAGAACGAACAGGCTGCCCTTGGTCCTCCAATACTCAGAGTGTGTTTCAGACTCTGTCACAtctttgtcaaaaataaaagtcatcttAAAGTGGATATTGCAGGTTCTTCTTTTTCCAGACTCGTACCCAAGATTATTTGGAAAGTAAATGCTCATTGTTTGGTTTTACAAGACATGAGGAGAAAGTTAATCAACCTTCATATGTAAATTAGCAGTTAAAACAGTCGGTTTACAAATAACAGTATAAGTATTTATTGAGCTGTGAAAATATGCGCAATCATCTTTGTGCAAGTTTAGTCTCTATCCATCTCAACCTTTGTCAAGGTTGTAGGAACCTGGTTCTGATTTTGATAGCAATGCTGTGACATTAATGTAGTTGCTCATACTAAGCTACTCATTTTTGAGCAACAACACGATTGACTGCATTTGACTCATTCCATGTGAAGTTCAACAGAGCCAaagtaacattacatttaagataagatgaacTTTATTAATCCATTTGAAGTTTAAAGTTAATGACTGCACTGCCTGCAATGGTGGAATTTGGAGGGATAGATAATGTGAGTTTTCCTCAAATAATGTGAGTTAGGTTGATTTGCTAAAATTCTCAAATGTATTACCTAAAATTAACAAgaga is a genomic window containing:
- the LOC113174748 gene encoding lectin-like encodes the protein MRPAVAILMLTLTMKVSAQEIDELCKKNPVVPCRQNLKDGPWYQLDANRCVRAFFYTQNLNFDSAEAACNKYIVGSFKGQLVSIHNQDELNKVLCAMYKVHPGKPHYWIGLKLGFSLIPFQKPPFLWTDGHKCTFTNWARGQPDNSLMREGCVEMNYWSWGLWNDAPCGEEKPYTCQVRLA